A single window of Vigna unguiculata cultivar IT97K-499-35 chromosome 1, ASM411807v1, whole genome shotgun sequence DNA harbors:
- the LOC114179610 gene encoding S-adenosylmethionine decarboxylase proenzyme-like — translation MAASAIGFEGYEKRLEISFSEDGVLAGGSGLRALSRDQLDEFLNPAECTIVSSLSNDCLDSYVLSESSLFIYPYKLIIKTCGTTKLLLSIPSILKLADSIDLSVKSVRYTRGSFIFPRAQSYPHRSFSEEVSVLDSYFGKLGNGSKAYAMGDPSKSQLWHIYSASAQAKESLESVYGLEMCMTGLDKECASVFFKENTSSAALMTENSGIRNILPLSDICDFEFDPCGYSMNGIEGNAISTIHVTPEDGFSYASFEAVGYDFDDMALCELVDRVLACFRPAEFSVALHIDMHGEKLDKFPLDISGYYCGERTNEELGVGGAIMYQKFVLCDGSASPRSILRCCWSEDENEDEAREI, via the coding sequence ATGGCAGCCTCAGCCATTGGTTTTGAAGGTTATGAAAAAAGGCTTGAGATATCATTTTCTGAAGATGGCGTTCTTGCTGGAGGATCAGGTCTGCGAGCATTGTCCAGGGACCAATTGGATGAGTTTCTGAACCCAGCGGAGTGCACTATTGTTTCATCGCTTTCAAACGATTGTCTTGACTCTTATGTTCTGTCGGAGTCAAGCCTGTTTATCTATCCTTATAAACTTATCATCAAAACTTGTGGCACTACCAAATTGCTTCTGTCCATTCCTTCAATTCTCAAGTTAGCTGATTCCATTGACCTTTCTGTGAAATCTGTAAGGTACACCCGCGGAAGTTTCATTTTTCCCCGTGCGCAGTCATATCCTCATCGTAGCTTTTCAGAAGAAGTCTCTGTCCTTGATAGCTATTTCGGGAAGCTCGGTAATGGTAGCAAAGCTTACGCAATGGGCGACCCTTCAAAGTCACAGTTATGGCACATCTACTCTGCAAGTGCTCAGGCAAAAGAATCATTGGAATCGGTCTATGGCCTTGAGATGTGTATGACTGGTTTAGACAAGGAATGTGCTTCTgtatttttcaaagaaaatacATCTTCAGCAGCTTTGATGACTGAGAATTCTGGAATTAGGAATATCCTTCCACTGTCTGATATATGTGACTTTGAATTTGACCCTTGTGGTTATTCTATGAATGGTATAGAAGGGAATGCAATATCCACCATCCATGTCACCCCAGAAGATGGTTTCAGTTATGCTAGTTTCGAAGCTGTTGGTTATGACTTTGATGACATGGCTCTGTGCGAACTTGTGGATAGGGTTTTAGCATGCTTCCGTCCTGCAGAGTTTTCTGTTGCTCTGCACATTGACATGCATGGTGAAAAGCTTGACAAATTTCCCTTGGACATCAGTGGTTATTACTGTGGAGAGAGGACTAATGAAGAACTTGGAGTGGGTGGTGCAATTATGTACCAGAAATTTGTTCTATGCGATGGTAGTGCGTCTCCCAGGTCAATTCTGAGATGCTGCTGGAGTGAGgatgaaaatgaagatgaaGCAAGGGAGATATAA